In a single window of the Nocardioides sp. L-11A genome:
- a CDS encoding 3-isopropylmalate dehydrogenase, whose translation MTDSSAAAPVTTGQVALGVIPGDGIGPEVTAEALKVLEAAAPADLKFAATQYDLGAERYLRTGEVLPDSVLEEIRGQDALLLGAVGGKPNDPNLPPGILERGLLLKLRFTLDHYVNLRPSRIYPGSVSPLSAEVLARGPVDFVVVREGTEGPYTGNGGALRVGTPAEVATEVSVNTAFGVERVIRDAFERARKRPRKKLTLVHKTNVLVHAGQVWWRLFQQVAEEYPDVTTDYSHIDAVMIYLTTDPQRFDVIVTDNLFGDIVTDLAAAISGGIGLAASGNVNPDRTTPSMFEPVHGSAPDIAGQLIADPTAAILSGALLLDHLGHPEAAARVEAAVLADLEARTPGQQRSTPEVGDAIAARVAG comes from the coding sequence ATGACCGACTCCTCCGCTGCAGCCCCCGTCACCACCGGCCAGGTCGCCCTGGGCGTCATTCCCGGGGACGGGATCGGGCCCGAGGTGACCGCCGAGGCACTCAAGGTGCTGGAGGCCGCGGCGCCGGCGGACCTGAAGTTCGCTGCGACGCAGTACGACCTCGGCGCCGAGCGCTACCTGCGCACCGGCGAGGTCCTGCCGGACAGCGTGCTGGAGGAGATCCGCGGCCAGGACGCACTGCTGCTCGGCGCTGTCGGCGGCAAGCCCAACGACCCGAACCTGCCTCCGGGCATCCTCGAGCGCGGCCTGCTGCTCAAGCTCCGCTTCACCCTCGACCACTACGTCAACCTGCGCCCCTCGCGCATCTACCCGGGCTCGGTCTCGCCGCTGTCCGCGGAGGTGCTCGCCCGGGGCCCGGTGGACTTCGTGGTGGTCCGCGAGGGCACGGAGGGCCCCTACACCGGCAACGGCGGCGCGCTGCGCGTCGGCACCCCGGCCGAGGTCGCCACCGAGGTCTCGGTCAACACCGCGTTCGGCGTCGAGCGGGTGATCCGCGACGCCTTCGAGCGTGCCCGCAAGCGCCCCCGCAAGAAGCTCACCCTCGTGCACAAGACCAACGTGCTCGTCCACGCGGGCCAGGTCTGGTGGCGGCTGTTCCAGCAGGTGGCCGAGGAGTACCCGGACGTCACCACCGACTACAGCCACATCGACGCGGTGATGATCTACCTGACGACCGACCCGCAGCGGTTCGACGTGATCGTCACCGACAACCTGTTCGGCGACATCGTCACGGACCTGGCCGCGGCCATCAGCGGCGGCATCGGCCTGGCCGCCTCCGGCAACGTCAACCCGGACCGCACCACGCCCTCCATGTTCGAGCCCGTGCACGGCTCGGCCCCCGACATCGCGGGCCAGTTGATCGCCGACCCGACCGCCGCGATCCTCTCCGGCGCGCTGCTGCTCGACCACCTCGGCCACCCCGAGGCGGCGGCCCGGGTCGAGGCGGCCGTGCTCGCCGACCTCGAGGCGCGGACCCCCGGTCAGCAGCGCAGCACGCCCGAGGTGGGCGACGCGATCGCCGCACGAGTAGCGGGCTAG
- a CDS encoding NAD(P)H-dependent oxidoreductase — translation MTDTPNTHVAVLVGSLRAGSVNRRIAELLRDEAPAGITLDIVDGLDRIPFYNEDLDGPDGAGAPDTARALRDRVGSADRVLAVTPEYNGTMPAVLNNAIDWLSRPYGAGAMVGKPFGVIGATPTPYGGKWAHGDTARSAGIAGALVVEDVTVSQSAIDVDPTTDAEVRAKLLDALARLAEFTPAATAA, via the coding sequence ATGACTGACACCCCGAACACCCACGTCGCCGTCCTCGTCGGAAGCCTGCGCGCCGGCTCCGTCAACCGAAGGATCGCCGAGCTGCTGCGCGACGAGGCGCCCGCCGGCATCACCCTCGACATCGTCGACGGCCTCGACCGGATCCCGTTCTACAACGAGGACCTGGACGGCCCTGACGGTGCGGGCGCCCCTGACACCGCCCGGGCGCTGCGCGACCGGGTCGGCTCCGCCGACCGGGTGCTCGCGGTCACCCCGGAGTACAACGGCACCATGCCGGCCGTGCTCAACAACGCGATCGACTGGCTCTCGCGCCCGTACGGCGCCGGCGCCATGGTCGGCAAGCCGTTCGGCGTCATCGGCGCCACCCCGACGCCGTACGGCGGCAAGTGGGCCCACGGCGACACCGCCCGTTCCGCCGGCATCGCCGGAGCCCTCGTGGTCGAGGACGTCACGGTCTCGCAGTCCGCCATCGACGTCGACCCCACCACCGACGCCGAGGTCCGCGCCAAGCTGCTCGACGCCCTCGCCCGCCTCGCCGAGTTCACCCCCGCCGCCACCGCCGCCTGA
- a CDS encoding serine/threonine-protein kinase encodes MTIRPDSSAPTQVGRYALLTRLGEGGMGIVHLAQGPDGQRVALKVLRPQIVGDQEARHRLAREVGSLTRVRSPWVAEMLDADPWAEVPYVVTRYVPGLSLHAHVAAEGPIAGRDLLWLAGCLAEGLAAVHSAGVLHRDVKPGNILMEGRTPILIDFGLARVADDIRLTQTGWLLGTPGYLAPEILYGDEATPAADVHAWAASVAYAASGRAPYGRGPAMAVMDRTRRGQHDLSGIESPLAEVLAAALDPEPLERPLLEELLAWLRPLSTRPDLPAAPPPGALFAAVAPAADDFTLPLALAAEGGAPVEPGPPTPPTAPESQVPGTRALPTEVAPPTLLPSALPPPPPSPPGAAPLPPPPPASAMTRLEEQFDRAWDPEHPFAPPPRPPLAERVRRWVAVGLGTLVIGAGFAAAPWVAVVVVVLAVWLLRAGSLATSAVAERRTVRGVKWYDGLRWLTTSPWHLIRGVTGTVVLVTWSAGLGIAAGLLGYALQLDVPSTLLACGTTLGLALWSGPGSTRFRLPVSRVLDPLARRPVPWLLTCAVLLAVAGGLGALAAGRGVSWAPWSGGPFGL; translated from the coding sequence GTGACGATCCGCCCCGACAGCAGCGCGCCCACGCAGGTGGGCCGCTACGCGCTGCTGACCCGGCTCGGCGAGGGTGGGATGGGCATCGTCCACCTCGCCCAGGGCCCCGACGGGCAGCGGGTCGCGCTCAAGGTGCTGCGCCCGCAGATCGTCGGCGACCAGGAGGCGCGCCACCGGCTGGCCCGCGAGGTCGGCTCGCTGACCCGCGTCCGGAGCCCCTGGGTGGCGGAGATGCTCGACGCCGACCCGTGGGCCGAGGTGCCCTATGTCGTCACCCGCTACGTGCCGGGGCTCTCCCTGCACGCCCACGTCGCCGCCGAGGGCCCGATCGCCGGGCGCGACCTGCTCTGGCTGGCGGGCTGTCTCGCGGAGGGGCTGGCGGCGGTGCACAGCGCCGGCGTCCTGCACCGCGACGTCAAGCCGGGCAACATCCTGATGGAGGGACGCACCCCCATCCTCATCGACTTCGGGCTCGCTCGGGTCGCCGACGACATCCGGCTGACTCAGACCGGCTGGCTGCTGGGCACACCGGGCTACCTCGCTCCGGAGATCCTCTACGGCGACGAGGCGACTCCCGCCGCCGACGTGCACGCCTGGGCGGCGAGTGTCGCCTACGCGGCGAGCGGCCGGGCGCCGTACGGCCGCGGTCCGGCGATGGCCGTCATGGACCGGACCCGTCGCGGCCAGCACGACCTGAGCGGCATCGAGAGCCCGCTCGCCGAGGTCCTGGCCGCCGCCCTCGACCCGGAGCCGCTCGAGCGGCCGCTGCTCGAGGAGCTGCTGGCCTGGCTGCGCCCGCTGAGCACGCGGCCCGACCTGCCCGCCGCGCCCCCGCCCGGTGCGCTCTTCGCGGCCGTGGCCCCGGCCGCCGACGACTTCACGCTGCCCCTGGCGCTGGCCGCCGAGGGGGGCGCGCCGGTCGAGCCCGGCCCGCCCACGCCGCCGACGGCTCCGGAGTCGCAGGTCCCCGGCACCCGGGCGCTGCCGACCGAGGTCGCTCCGCCGACCCTGCTGCCCTCGGCGCTCCCGCCGCCACCTCCGTCGCCGCCGGGGGCTGCTCCGCTGCCCCCGCCCCCGCCGGCCTCCGCGATGACCCGGCTGGAGGAGCAGTTCGACCGGGCCTGGGACCCGGAGCACCCGTTCGCCCCGCCGCCGCGTCCGCCGCTCGCCGAGCGGGTCCGGCGCTGGGTCGCCGTCGGCCTGGGCACGCTGGTGATCGGCGCCGGCTTCGCCGCCGCGCCCTGGGTGGCGGTCGTGGTGGTCGTGCTCGCGGTGTGGCTGCTGCGCGCGGGCTCCCTGGCGACGTCGGCGGTGGCCGAGCGGCGTACCGTCCGCGGCGTCAAGTGGTACGACGGCCTGCGCTGGCTCACCACCAGTCCCTGGCACCTCATCCGCGGTGTCACCGGCACCGTCGTCCTGGTGACCTGGAGCGCCGGTCTCGGCATCGCTGCGGGCCTGCTGGGCTACGCCCTCCAGCTCGACGTCCCGAGCACCCTGCTCGCCTGCGGCACGACGCTCGGGCTCGCCCTGTGGTCGGGGCCGGGGAGCACCCGGTTCCGGCTCCCGGTCTCGCGGGTCCTCGACCCGCTGGCGCGCCGGCCGGTGCCGTGGCTGCTGACCTGCGCGGTGCTGCTCGCCGTCGCCGGCGGCCTGGGCGCTCTCGCCGCGGGCCGCGGTGTCAGCTGGGCGCCCTGGTCCGGCGGCCCGTTCGGACTCTGA
- the cimA gene encoding citramalate synthase, protein MTQQRDLPLDLHGSFHVYDTTLRDGMQQEGLNPTVADKLAIARHLDGLGVGYIEGGWPGANPKDTEFFRRAAAELDLKHARLAAFGSTRRAGLLAADDPQVAALRDSGAGVVTLVAKSHVGHVEKALRTTPEENLAMIRDTVGHLRAEGQQVFLDAEHFFDGYRLDRSYALEVLRTAYDAGAEVIALCDTNGGMLPGWVSDVVHDVVENAQVRVGIHCHNDTGLAVANTLAAVDAGATHVQGCINGYGERTGNADLINVVANLELKLDRQVLPPGLLREATRIAHAVAEVTNVPPAARQPYVGASAFAHKAGLHASAIKVDPDLYQHMDPAGVGNDMRLLVSDMAGRATIELKGKELGFDLSDNPELVTRVTARVKDLESRGYTFEAADASFELLLAEEVDGRRPSYFDVESWRVITETLTHAQPGEEAVSEATVKLRAADVRYVVTGEGNGPVNALDQALRSAIEQAYPEIAQFELIDFKVRILDQGHGTDAITRVLIETTDGASTWVTVGVGANVIEASWEALADSLTYGLLRHHRS, encoded by the coding sequence ATGACCCAGCAGCGCGACCTCCCCCTGGACCTCCACGGCTCGTTCCACGTCTACGACACGACGCTGCGCGACGGGATGCAGCAGGAGGGGCTCAACCCCACGGTGGCCGACAAGCTCGCCATCGCGCGGCACCTGGACGGGCTCGGCGTGGGGTACATCGAGGGCGGCTGGCCGGGCGCCAACCCCAAGGACACCGAGTTCTTCCGTCGCGCGGCGGCCGAGCTGGACCTGAAGCACGCGCGGCTCGCGGCCTTCGGCTCCACCCGCCGGGCGGGCCTGCTCGCCGCCGACGACCCGCAGGTCGCGGCGCTGCGCGACAGCGGTGCGGGTGTCGTCACCCTGGTCGCCAAGTCGCACGTCGGTCACGTCGAGAAGGCACTGCGGACCACGCCCGAGGAGAACCTCGCGATGATCCGCGACACCGTCGGTCACCTGCGTGCCGAGGGGCAGCAGGTCTTCCTCGACGCCGAGCACTTCTTCGACGGCTACCGCCTCGACCGGTCCTATGCGCTCGAGGTGCTCCGGACGGCGTACGACGCGGGCGCGGAGGTGATCGCGCTGTGCGACACCAACGGCGGCATGCTGCCGGGCTGGGTCTCCGACGTGGTGCACGACGTCGTCGAGAACGCCCAGGTCCGGGTGGGCATCCACTGCCACAACGACACCGGCCTGGCCGTGGCCAACACGCTCGCCGCGGTCGACGCCGGCGCGACCCACGTGCAGGGCTGCATCAACGGCTACGGCGAGCGCACCGGCAACGCCGACCTGATCAACGTCGTCGCCAACCTCGAGCTGAAGCTCGACCGCCAGGTGCTGCCGCCGGGTCTCCTGCGCGAGGCCACGCGGATCGCGCACGCGGTCGCGGAGGTCACCAATGTCCCGCCCGCCGCCCGCCAGCCGTACGTCGGCGCGTCGGCCTTCGCCCACAAGGCCGGCCTGCACGCCAGCGCGATCAAGGTCGACCCGGACCTCTACCAGCACATGGACCCGGCGGGTGTCGGCAACGACATGCGGCTGCTGGTCTCCGACATGGCCGGGCGCGCCACCATCGAGCTCAAGGGCAAGGAGCTCGGCTTCGACCTCTCCGACAACCCGGAGCTGGTCACCCGGGTCACCGCCCGGGTCAAGGACCTGGAGTCGCGCGGCTACACCTTCGAGGCGGCGGACGCCTCCTTCGAGCTGCTCCTCGCCGAGGAGGTGGACGGCCGCCGGCCGTCGTACTTCGACGTCGAGAGCTGGCGGGTGATCACCGAGACCCTCACCCACGCCCAGCCGGGGGAGGAGGCGGTGTCCGAGGCGACGGTCAAGCTCAGGGCGGCCGACGTGCGCTATGTCGTCACGGGCGAGGGCAACGGCCCGGTCAACGCCCTGGACCAGGCGCTGCGCTCGGCGATCGAGCAGGCATATCCGGAGATCGCGCAGTTCGAGCTGATCGACTTCAAGGTCCGCATCCTCGACCAGGGACACGGCACCGACGCGATCACCCGGGTGCTGATCGAGACCACGGACGGTGCGTCGACCTGGGTGACCGTGGGCGTCGGCGCGAACGTCATCGAGGCCTCGTGGGAGGCGCTGGCCGACAGCCTCACCTACGGTCTGCTGCGACACCACCGGAGCTGA
- the bioD gene encoding dethiobiotin synthase: MTRIVVVTGTDTGVGKTIATAALAARAVAAGERVLVVKPVQTGIDPDRAEAADVDTVADLAAVDVQELARLREPLAPDTAARLQGVPIPTVREHVARIRELLPAYDRVIIEGAGGLLVRLDAEGGTLLDLARDLTFALRRADGSPVEVVVVCRAGLGTLNHTELTVTALRAVQVEPAGLVIGSWPRDPGLAETCNRTDLPRVTGVPVLAVVPDGAGALAPEEFRAAAPAWFG; this comes from the coding sequence GTGACACGCATCGTGGTCGTCACCGGGACGGACACCGGGGTGGGCAAGACCATCGCCACCGCCGCGCTCGCCGCGCGGGCCGTCGCCGCCGGGGAGCGGGTGCTCGTCGTGAAGCCGGTGCAGACCGGCATCGACCCGGATCGGGCCGAGGCTGCCGACGTGGACACGGTCGCGGACCTGGCAGCGGTCGATGTCCAGGAGCTGGCGCGACTGCGCGAGCCCCTCGCCCCCGACACCGCCGCCCGCCTCCAGGGCGTGCCGATCCCGACCGTGCGCGAGCACGTCGCCCGGATCAGGGAGCTGCTGCCGGCGTACGACCGGGTGATCATCGAGGGCGCCGGCGGACTGCTGGTCCGCCTCGACGCGGAGGGCGGCACCCTGCTCGACCTCGCCCGCGACCTGACCTTCGCGCTGCGACGGGCCGACGGCTCCCCCGTCGAGGTGGTCGTGGTGTGCCGGGCCGGGCTCGGCACCCTGAACCACACCGAGCTGACCGTCACCGCGCTCCGCGCGGTCCAGGTCGAACCGGCCGGCCTGGTCATCGGCTCCTGGCCGCGAGATCCGGGCCTCGCCGAGACCTGCAACCGCACGGATCTCCCCCGGGTCACCGGCGTACCCGTGCTCGCCGTCGTCCCCGACGGCGCCGGCGCGCTGGCTCCCGAGGAGTTCCGGGCCGCGGCGCCGGCGTGGTTCGGCTGA
- a CDS encoding amidase produces MAELHDLTALEQGALIRSGEISPVELTEHYLERAARLPREYVDGAFVHRDPDAARLRAREVAAVGPVGDGASPLAGVPTAIKDLNLTRGVPTAFGSPVFADYVPEVSDGVTLAIEDAGMVSLGKTSTPEFGSPCYTEPEGRPPAVTPWDTTRMAGGSSGGAAAAVAAALVPVAQGSDGGGSIRIPASCCGLVGLKPTRGRISGFPMYGDPVGLAVAGPIARSVADAAALLDVLAGRRAGDPAWAPDPAGTFLAAAGRDPGRLRVACFDTPVIADVDLHPEVRRAYDDATRLLASLGHAVEDVPVPLPPEAVGVFETCWAVLTALSTVPLEPEQRRRIRPLTRWLGERGEAVSGPEFGLAIGAMRRYAADALVALAPYDIVLTPTLATPPLPVGALRDDADPAADFEAQKRFTPWTSAWNVTGMPAVSLPLHQTPEGLPVGIMLAARPAEEELLISLAAQVEAAAPWTDRRPPLW; encoded by the coding sequence GTGGCCGAACTCCACGACCTGACCGCCCTGGAGCAGGGGGCGCTGATCCGCAGTGGCGAGATCAGCCCCGTCGAGCTCACCGAGCACTACCTCGAACGCGCCGCGCGTCTCCCTCGGGAGTACGTCGACGGCGCGTTCGTGCATCGCGACCCCGATGCCGCGCGGCTGCGGGCCCGGGAGGTCGCCGCGGTGGGGCCGGTGGGGGACGGCGCGTCACCGCTGGCCGGCGTACCGACCGCGATCAAGGACCTGAACCTGACCCGCGGCGTGCCCACCGCCTTCGGCTCACCGGTCTTCGCGGACTACGTCCCGGAGGTCTCCGACGGTGTGACCCTCGCGATCGAGGACGCGGGGATGGTCAGCCTCGGCAAGACCAGCACTCCCGAGTTCGGCTCGCCCTGCTACACCGAGCCGGAGGGGCGCCCGCCGGCCGTCACGCCGTGGGACACCACCCGGATGGCGGGCGGTTCCTCCGGAGGCGCGGCCGCGGCGGTGGCCGCCGCGCTGGTCCCGGTCGCCCAGGGCTCCGACGGCGGCGGCTCGATCCGGATCCCCGCCTCGTGCTGCGGCCTGGTGGGGCTCAAGCCGACCCGGGGCCGGATCAGTGGCTTCCCGATGTACGGCGACCCGGTCGGGCTGGCCGTCGCGGGCCCGATCGCCCGCAGCGTGGCCGACGCCGCCGCGCTGCTCGACGTCCTCGCCGGGCGACGCGCGGGCGATCCCGCCTGGGCGCCCGACCCGGCCGGCACCTTCCTCGCGGCGGCGGGCCGCGATCCCGGCCGGTTGCGTGTCGCCTGCTTCGACACTCCGGTGATCGCCGACGTCGACCTGCATCCCGAGGTCCGTCGCGCCTATGACGATGCGACCCGGCTGCTCGCCTCGCTCGGCCACGCGGTCGAGGACGTGCCGGTCCCGCTGCCGCCCGAGGCGGTGGGCGTCTTCGAGACCTGCTGGGCGGTGCTGACGGCGCTGTCCACGGTGCCGCTGGAGCCCGAGCAGCGGCGGCGCATCCGGCCGCTGACCCGCTGGCTCGGCGAGCGCGGCGAGGCGGTGTCGGGTCCGGAGTTCGGCCTGGCGATCGGCGCGATGCGCCGCTACGCCGCCGACGCCCTGGTCGCCCTGGCGCCGTACGACATCGTGCTCACGCCGACCCTCGCCACCCCGCCGCTCCCGGTCGGGGCGCTACGCGACGACGCGGACCCGGCTGCCGACTTCGAGGCCCAGAAGCGGTTCACACCGTGGACCTCGGCCTGGAACGTCACCGGCATGCCGGCCGTCTCGCTGCCGCTGCACCAGACCCCCGAGGGACTCCCGGTCGGCATCATGCTCGCCGCGCGACCGGCCGAGGAGGAGCTGCTGATCTCGCTCGCCGCCCAGGTCGAGGCCGCCGCGCCCTGGACGGACCGCCGCCCGCCCCTGTGGTGA
- a CDS encoding Uma2 family endonuclease, translating to MTLEAELGWAPRGPVTVADLFELPDEPAEPDGEGPTPRYELIDGMLIALAPADLRHVYIASRLWQVLNDAAPPGLWALQGPGGAIIDDVTWVEPDVFVTPRVPDRYFEGVPLLTVEVLSPSNRLYDLTTKFSRYERAGVPSYWILDPTELRLVAWELRRGRYVEVADVGADQAWTATAPFEVTVRPGALLD from the coding sequence ATGACGCTGGAGGCAGAGCTCGGCTGGGCGCCCCGGGGACCGGTCACGGTCGCCGACCTGTTCGAGCTGCCCGACGAGCCGGCCGAGCCGGACGGGGAGGGCCCGACCCCGCGCTACGAGCTCATCGACGGGATGCTGATCGCGTTGGCGCCCGCTGACCTGCGACACGTCTACATCGCCTCGCGCCTGTGGCAGGTGCTCAACGACGCCGCGCCGCCGGGGCTCTGGGCGCTCCAGGGGCCGGGCGGCGCCATCATCGACGACGTCACGTGGGTCGAGCCCGACGTGTTCGTCACGCCGCGGGTGCCGGACCGCTACTTCGAGGGCGTTCCGCTGCTCACGGTGGAGGTGCTCTCCCCGTCCAACCGCCTCTACGACCTGACCACGAAGTTCAGCCGCTACGAGCGGGCCGGCGTGCCGTCGTACTGGATCCTCGACCCGACGGAGCTTCGGCTGGTGGCCTGGGAGCTGCGCCGCGGGCGCTACGTCGAGGTCGCCGACGTCGGCGCCGACCAGGCATGGACCGCGACCGCGCCGTTCGAGGTCACCGTCCGCCCGGGCGCGCTGCTGGACTGA
- a CDS encoding branched-chain amino acid aminotransferase, with the protein MQITTTLSAKPTDDTRLAEILANPGFGSHFSDHMFTVEWTPEQGWYDARITPYGPITLDPAAAVLHYAQETFEGMKAYRHDDDSLWLFRPEANAERMIRSSHRLALPVLEVPDFVQAVEELVKVDARWVPGNPDGGEKSLYLRPFMFASETFLGVRPAQHVTFMVIASPAGAYFKGGVKPVTLWLTEEYTRAGRGGMGAAKTGGNYASSLVAQQEASAAGCDQVVFLDAQEGRYVEELGGMNMYFVFDDGSIVTPETGTILEGITRSSIIELAGKMGHHVTERQFGIDEWREGVASGRITEIFACGTAAVVTPVGALKWEGGETAAPASQDLTMRIRQALVDVQLGRADDTFGWMHKVV; encoded by the coding sequence ATGCAGATCACCACCACCCTCTCTGCGAAGCCCACCGACGACACCCGGCTGGCGGAGATCCTGGCCAACCCCGGCTTCGGGTCGCACTTCTCCGACCACATGTTCACCGTCGAGTGGACCCCGGAGCAGGGCTGGTACGACGCGCGGATCACGCCCTACGGCCCGATCACGCTCGATCCCGCCGCGGCGGTCCTGCACTACGCGCAGGAGACCTTCGAGGGCATGAAGGCCTACCGCCACGACGACGACTCGCTGTGGCTGTTCCGGCCCGAGGCCAACGCCGAGCGGATGATCCGCTCCAGCCACCGCCTCGCGCTGCCGGTGCTGGAGGTGCCCGACTTCGTCCAGGCCGTCGAGGAGCTCGTCAAGGTCGACGCCCGATGGGTGCCCGGCAACCCCGACGGCGGCGAGAAGAGCCTCTACCTGCGCCCGTTCATGTTCGCCTCCGAGACCTTCCTCGGGGTCCGCCCGGCCCAGCACGTCACCTTCATGGTGATCGCCAGCCCGGCCGGCGCCTACTTCAAGGGCGGCGTCAAGCCGGTCACGCTGTGGCTCACCGAGGAGTACACCCGCGCCGGGCGCGGCGGCATGGGTGCGGCCAAGACCGGCGGCAACTACGCCTCCTCCCTGGTCGCCCAGCAGGAGGCCTCCGCCGCCGGCTGCGACCAGGTCGTCTTCCTCGACGCCCAGGAGGGCAGGTACGTCGAGGAGCTCGGTGGGATGAACATGTACTTCGTGTTCGACGACGGCTCGATCGTCACCCCCGAGACCGGCACCATCCTCGAGGGGATCACCCGCTCCTCGATCATCGAGCTGGCCGGCAAGATGGGCCATCACGTCACCGAGCGGCAGTTCGGGATCGACGAGTGGCGCGAGGGCGTCGCCAGCGGCCGGATCACCGAGATCTTCGCCTGCGGCACCGCCGCCGTGGTGACCCCGGTCGGCGCGCTCAAGTGGGAGGGCGGCGAGACCGCCGCTCCCGCGAGCCAGGACCTGACCATGCGGATCCGGCAGGCGCTGGTCGACGTCCAGCTCGGGCGGGCCGACGACACGTTCGGCTGGATGCACAAGGTCGTCTGA
- a CDS encoding MmcQ/YjbR family DNA-binding protein: protein MAHPIVFSDDDPGLAELRAICLGLPGTEERISHGRPTFRAGKIFAAFGGSEKLRPGEHRMVPSAFIFTPDAVDLPALDADPRFFVPAYYGPYGGRAIDLDDPGVDWAEIAELVDASYRRVAPKRLIAELDARG, encoded by the coding sequence ATGGCACACCCGATCGTGTTCAGCGACGACGACCCGGGGCTCGCCGAGCTCCGGGCGATCTGCCTGGGTCTGCCCGGCACCGAGGAGCGGATCAGTCACGGCCGCCCGACCTTCCGTGCGGGCAAGATCTTCGCGGCCTTCGGGGGCAGTGAGAAGCTCCGGCCGGGGGAGCACCGGATGGTGCCGAGCGCGTTCATCTTCACGCCCGACGCCGTGGACCTGCCTGCCCTCGATGCGGACCCGCGGTTCTTCGTGCCGGCCTACTACGGCCCCTACGGCGGCCGGGCCATCGATCTCGACGATCCCGGCGTCGACTGGGCGGAGATCGCCGAGCTGGTCGACGCGTCGTACCGGCGGGTCGCGCCGAAGCGCCTCATCGCCGAGCTCGACGCGCGCGGGTAG
- a CDS encoding helix-turn-helix domain-containing protein, whose translation MPDDLPLLTGAPLAERADAARNRAALLDAAAELMAGCGVAALTMDAVAARAGVGKGTVFRRFGSREGLMASLLDHREQEWQASVISGPPPLGPGAPPLERLLAFGASRLRHHREQAELIEAAGRAWGENYAVLGFVSLHVRMLLAQLEVQGDVAYLATALVAPLAVPVLRQQIDAGGMTEAQVLAGWTELVHRVV comes from the coding sequence ATGCCCGACGACCTCCCGCTGCTCACCGGCGCGCCGCTCGCCGAGCGCGCCGACGCGGCGCGCAACCGGGCGGCGCTCCTGGATGCGGCCGCCGAGCTGATGGCCGGCTGCGGGGTCGCGGCGCTGACCATGGACGCCGTCGCGGCCCGGGCCGGCGTCGGCAAGGGCACGGTGTTCCGCCGGTTCGGCAGCCGCGAGGGGTTGATGGCCTCGCTGCTCGACCACCGCGAGCAGGAGTGGCAGGCGAGCGTGATCAGTGGCCCGCCGCCGCTCGGCCCTGGCGCGCCACCGCTGGAGCGGCTGCTCGCCTTCGGTGCCTCCCGGCTGCGCCACCACCGCGAGCAGGCCGAGCTGATCGAGGCGGCGGGACGTGCCTGGGGCGAGAACTACGCCGTGCTCGGGTTCGTCTCACTCCACGTGCGGATGCTGCTCGCGCAGCTCGAGGTCCAGGGCGACGTCGCCTACCTCGCGACCGCGCTGGTCGCCCCGCTCGCCGTGCCGGTGCTGCGCCAGCAGATCGACGCGGGCGGGATGACCGAGGCGCAGGTCCTGGCCGGGTGGACCGAGCTGGTCCATCGCGTGGTGTGA